The sequence CGGGCATCTTCTCCGGCTGGCTTATCGGCAATCTGATCGTAACCATTGCGATTACACCGCTGCTCCTCCATTATGTCACGCCGTATCTACAGCGGGCAGGCGTCTGCGTTCAGCGGTACTGGGCCTAGTTGAGCTGGTGAGAGACGCGGAGAAGCCCACTGAATTCCGATTCGATTCTTGAAACACCAAACCAACCGGCTTTAAGTCCTCCATCCACCTATTTTTGATCTATGAACAGGATTGGAAAAGCGATTAGGCTGGAGCGAATCCTCGATCGGAGGACTCGCAAGACGGTCATCGTGCCTATGGATCACGGTGTAACGGTCGGTCCGATTCCGGGGCTGATTGATCTCCGTGAGGCGGTGGACAAGGTGGCTGAGGGCGGTGCAAATGCAGTTCTTGGCCATATGGGGCTGCCGCTCCATGGCCACCGCGGCTACGGTCGAGATATCGGTCTCATCATCCATTTATCGGCCAGCACCAGCCTCGGGCCGGACCCGAACCACAAGGTTCTGGTGACCACGGTAGAAGACGCGATCAAGATCGGAGCAGACGCAGTGAGCATACACGTCAATATCGGAGCAGATGACGAGGCTGAGATGCTCGCGGATCTCGGCTGGGTAGCGCGAACGTGCGATAACTGGGGCATGCCACTTCTGGCAATGGTGTACCCGCGCGGTCCAAAGGTAAAGTCAGAGCACGATGTGGAGTACGTCAAGCACGCCGCACGGATTGGTGCGGAGCTCGGTGTCGACCTCATCAAGACCAACTACACGGGCGCGCCCGATACCTTCAAGGAAGTGGTAGACGGATGCCAGATACCCGTGGTGATCGCAGGCGGGCCGAAGATGGGCACGGAGCACGAGCTATTCGAGATGATCTATGATGCGATACAGGTGGGAGCGGCTGGCGTTTCTATCGGTCGAAACGTCTTCCAAGCAGAGAATCCAACGCTGCTTGTCAGGAAGATCTCGAAGATCGTGCACGAGGACTACACCGTCGAGGAAGCGGAGAAGCTCGAGCTGTGATTCGTGTGAGTAGAGTAAAGCAGCTCGCATCAGATTATGTTTAGTTCCGCGTATCCTTTCCTTCCGATTGGCATAGTGAAAACGGTGAAGATAGCTGGTAGTGCACCTGCTCGTGTGCTGTACACCGAGGGTAGCTCGGCTTTTCCACGCCTGGTTCACCATGATTTCACAGGGAATTAGAGCCCCCTCGTTATTGTCGCACTGGTATTATCAGCTACAAGTTAAAATATACTGGCACGATAATAGTATAATAATACCTATAGCAACCCACAAAACCAATAATTTTGTAAGTAACACTGCCGGGTTATAAAACTTGTATTTCATTCTGACGAGTTGAAGGGTAATATAATGCGTTTTTTCATAATTTTCTTTGATTATTGATAGATCAAATTTATTTATTTTGTTAGTGTAATCGTCTAATTCTGCTGGAAAATATTTTCTGTGCAACATAACGTAGTTTTCGTTATTCTTATATCTGTCTATAATTGGTAGTTCTAAACAAAAAAACCATTTAGTAGGACGAATAGTTTGGAGTAACAGTAACACATCAATTATAAAAAATACAAAAGCAATACCTAACCATATATGGATACTCTTGTTTATGTCTGATGATTCCAGGGTAAAGAATTCTCCTTGTATCATGTAGGTAAGCAAAGTAAAAAATACGCCTAGACCTGCAATCAAAATACTCGCTTTCCTATCTACCATAGAAATACGATTTTCGAGATAGGATATCGCATATTTTAGGAATTCTATCACTTGCTTATCTTTATCATCCCTCGGTGCAGCATCACCTGGTGTTCCTCCATTATCGCTATTTGCCGGTTGGTCCCTAACTTCAGGTGTTTGCGGCGGTGTCGTTTCCCCGGCCGTATTACCTTCCCCCGAAGATTCCTTTTTCCGACAACAGACTAAACAAGAGATTAGACAAATGATAAGAAAGGGTATTATAATCCACAAAAGCATTCCAAGCCCCTCACAACTACCACTCACTGACCACATAGTGTATACGCACACATTAGCACTCTCATATACTTAAGCCTTATCCTTTTTGCCAAAATTCTTGAAACTTCGTGAGTCTCCTGAGGGGTTCAGCCACGAGTTCCATACAATCGGCGGAGAATATTGGGGCTTTAAGGGTTTAAGAAAGAGCCCCGGGAGGGATTTGAACCCTCGACCTATTGATTACAAGTCAATCGCTCGACCGGGCTAAGCTACCGAGGCACTCGTTCTACTAGTTCTTTTTTGCTAGGTATAAATAAATAAACAAATCCTTTCTCACGCTGGGCCGTTGCATGCATACATGCATGACGTCACACCAGGCTGAGCTGATACATTCCGATTATCCCGGTGCCGATGAACTCTATCGCAATGGCGGCAACGATGATTCCTATCACACGGCTCAATACTTCCGTTCCCACCACACCCATCATATCAAAAAGCCGGTCTGATTGCCCCAGTACGAGCCGTGTCGCGATGATCGCGGAAAAGATGGCAACAAGGACCACGAAAACGCCGGACGATTGGATGATCACCATGACTGCGGTTATAGCACCGGGCCCGGCGAGCAGTGGCGTCCCTATCGGAACTGCGCCTACTCCGGCCCCTGCACCGTCTTTTCCCAGCACGCCGCACTGCTGCTCCCCCTTTAACAGATCAAACGAGACGAGCAGCAGCAGAATACCGCCCGCGATCATGAAGCTATTCAGGCTGATGCCCAACAGCTCGAAGATCAGCTTGCCGAGGAACGCGAAGAGCAGCAGGAGGATCGTAGCCACGATAACCGCATGATTCAGTTCCCTCCGCCGCTCCTCTCCCCGCATACCCTTCGTTACTGCGAGGAATACCGGAATACTGGCCGGCGGGTCCATTACCACAATGAGGATGATAAACGCCTTCACCAGGAGCAACGCTGAATTCGAATCGAACGAAACCATGGTATAATACCTTTATGATACATGAAGATGTAAAAGGGTATGTAAGTGAGTGAGCGCCGATGCAGCGAGAGGAGATCTGGACCGAGAAATACCGGCCGAGAAAGCTCAGCGAGGTGGCCGGGCAAGACGCGATCATAAAGAACCTTCAGTCCTATGTCAAACGCAGGAACTTGCCGCATCTCATCTTCTCCGGGCCTGCCGGTGTTGGTAAGACCGCTGCGGCGGTCGCCATGTCACGGGAGTTCTACGGCGATACCTGGTCCGAGAACTTCACTGAGCTCAACGCCAGTGACGAGCGCGGCATCGACGTGGTTCGCAGCACCATCAAGAACTTCGCACGGACCATGCCGATTGGTAACGCCTCCTTCAAAATCATCTTCCTCGACGAGGCCGACGCGTTGACCGATGCCGCGCAGTCCGCACTGAGAAGGACTATGGAGCGCTATTCTGGCACGTGCAGGTTCATTCTCAGTTGTAATTACTCATCCAAGATAATCGAGCCTATACAATCGCGATGTTCCGTGTATCGGTTCAAATCGCTCGCTTACGAGGCAATCGCAGCGCGTATACAGTACATTGCGGGTATGGAGGGTTTGAAGCTCTCCGAAGAGGTCATTCGCGCGATTAACTACGTCTCGATGGGCGATATGCGACGTGCGGTAAACGCATTGCAAAGTGCTGCGGTGCTCAGCAGCGTAATCCAGCCGGAGATGATTTATGAGATTACAGCAACAGCACGGCCTGAAGAGATAGAAGGACTGATAACCAAGGCTTTGGACGGAAAATTCTTTGAGGCGCTCGATATCCTGGAGGAGTTGATGGACAAAGGGATCTCAGGCGACGAAATAGTGGCGCAGATGCATCGACTCGTGATAACCCTGGACATTCCTGCTCGTAAGAAGGTGGAATTGATGGATCGCATCGGAGAAGCGGACTACCGGATTACCGAGGGCGCTCATGAGCGAATTCAATTGGATGCGCTGATTGCTTCTTTTTGTTTGGCTGCAGATAAGGAATAAATGGTGGGATATACAATATTTTGTTAGATATACCGGCGTGCCACCATCTTCTCTAAAGTATAGCGAATGAGGAGAGCCAAAAATAAGGGGTGAAAGGTGATGAAAAGATGAAGAGTACATTCTCGATGTGGGGAGAGCGAGGGTTGATCGCTACGTTCTTTGGTGATTTACACCAACTTGCTGAACCGGAGGCGTTCAACAACTTCTTGCAGATTGTGGAATTTCCTGAGAAACCGCCGATTAGTAGCTTGTCCCCGGTAGCAATCCACTATATTATAGAACCGGACTTTGCAGAGTTTGGGCAGCCCGATGCCGTAATCGCACTTGAGTATCATGATAGCCGCGCTGTTATTATCATCGAAGCAAAGCGAAGGGACCTCGTGCATGCATGTAAGCCATGTTCGCAGCGTGGACAAAATGGCTTCAATAGTACACTCAACGGACAGTTGGAACTTGACTACCGTTTGGCGATGGCGTTATCCGAATATCACACCGGATCCAAAGAGCTCGTTGAACCGAAATGGGTATTACGCAGTCCCTATAAAAATGAACGGAAAGGGACGCTTCGGCGACTGAAGAAGCGAGCTGTGTTAGAAGATGTGGTGTCCTTGATAGGAGGGGTTCCATTGGATCGGGACTACTTTCTCGTGATCACAAATGAGGAACAGAATCCCTTCCTTCGCGTGAGTGCCGACCTTCTACTCGAGTTATTCAAGCCGGAGTTATCCGGATCGTTCACGAACAGTTGGTCAGAATATCGCAGCAGATTTGGCTGGCTCAACTATACGAAGATGAAGACGTTTATCGATAGTGTACAAAATCGCCTGACTACTGGTTCTTTGTTTCTACAATCACTCACATCAATCATCGCAATATGCCGCAAGAAAGACTCGATGTTGACCATCTTGCCGGCCACGGTAGAAGCTTAATCTACGCACCACGAATCAATCATCGCACATTTCTCCATTTCTCTTGGAAGAAGAAAAGCTGTGCCTTGCGAGATTATAGCAAAAGTGATACCAGAGACCCGTCACCTGACCGGAAGTATCAGACATCTGATGTTGAACGCATGGTTGATATGGAATTTAAAGTTCCTAACAAAAATGTGCATGACATATCGTTTTGGTATCAACTGATTCTTGAGACGAACAACACAAATTTGAAAAGATGATGCCGATGCTGGCAAACAGCAGGGGAAAATAAGTAGGAGGCGAGGTGACTTAAGATAATGTGGGCTTTATGGCTCAGTATGTTCGTCAAAATGATTTACACTTATCATACTTTATAGCATTTTCTCAAATTCTTCCATCGTTACTATTTTAAAATCCTTCAAAGAACCTTCACCAGTCCATGATTAAAAATATGTCCTAATAGTTTTTATTTGCTTTTTCGTTGCCTTCTTCAAGAGCAGCTAAGCTTTTACAAACCCCGGCTCAACGCATCCGTAACAGCCCGTTCCATCACGTCAATCGGCGGCTCCACCCCAGTCCATATCTTGAACGACGCAGCACCCTGATAGACCAGCATCTTCACACCATGTATTATCTTTGTTACACCTGCGTGCTTCGCCTCTTTTAGCAATCGCGTCTCCAGCGGATTGTACACGATATCGAAGACCACCAGATCTGGGTGCAGCATGTCCGCAGTGACTACCGTAGCATCTTCATGTGGATGCATTCCTACCGAGGTTGCATTGATCAATATATCCGAAGCCTGGATGTGCTTCTTGAGCTCGGCGTCCAATCCAATACCAGCCGCATTAGTGAGCTGAGCAGCTAACTGAGCAGCTCGTTCCTTCGTCCGGTTTGCCAGCGTTACGTTTGCACCTTCTTCGTCGAGATAAAAGGCAATTGCTCGTGCCGCACCGCCTGCACCAAGAATAAGCACGTTTTTACCGGTTAAGTCGCCTACTGCCTCCTGCAACACCTGCATTGAGCCGATACCGTCGGTATTAAAGCCAACCGGCGTGCCACTGCTGAAATCAATGGTATTTATCGCCCCGATTTTCTTTGCCACGTCGTCTGCGTCTACTAAGACGAGTGCCTTCTCTTTTAACGGTATCGTAACGTTAAGACCCGCGATGCCGAGACTTTTCGCGCCCTTTATCGCATCCTCAAGCTCGGGCGTTCTTACTCGGAATGCAAGATAAACAGCATCCATGCCAAGTTTCTCAAACGCGGCATTATGCATAACCGGGGAGAGGCTCTGCGCTACCGGATCGCCGAGAATGCCGTAGATCTTTTTCATTGCTACAAGTAGTACCAACATTTAAACGTAAAAAAGCAAAAGGCTTAAGTAGAGTGCGGGCATTATTGAGTAAATAATTAGAAGGAGTAAAAATGGAGGGAATTAGCGTTAGACTGATAAGTGGGAGAACGGCCGTGCAGGGCCAAAATCTGGACAGCAAACTTACGGACGAATACTTCGCCGAAGTGGCTCGCTGCGATCTGAACGGCGCTGACATGGAGAAACTCGGTGTTGCTAAAGAAGACCCTGTGAAAGTCACGACTGCGTACGGAAAGGTGGTCGTCAGGGCAAAACAGGACGATGGTCTTCCCGAGGGTATGGCTTTCATTCCCATGGGTCCCTGGTGCAATGCGGTGGTGGACGGAGATACAAATGGTAACGGCATGCCCTCGTTTAAGGGTATCGATGGAACGGTAGAGAAGACTGCGGAACCAGTATTGTCAGTAAAGGAACTGATGCGTACGTATATGACCTAAAAGGAGGGGGTAAAAAATGGCTGAAATAACAGATGTTGTATGCTCATTGTGTGGATGTGTATGCGATGACATCGTGCTCGAGGTAGAGAATAACCAGGTGACGAAGGTAAAGCGCGGCGCGTGTTCCGTAGGAAAAGCCAAGTTAATGGGACACCATCGGATAGAAAGCCCGATGATACGAGAGAATGGCGAGCTAAAAGAGGTCTCATATGATGAAGCGATAAAGAAAGCCGCGGAAATCCTTTACAAGTCGCGAAGACCGCTTCTGTACGGGTGGAGTTCAACGGTTTGTGAGGCTGATAAAGTCGGCGTTGCGCTTGCCGAGGAACTCGGTGCGGTTATTGACAATACTGCTTCGGTCTGCCACGGGCCATCGGTGCTGGCGATCCAGGATGTGGGACTACCCTCGTGTACGCTCGGAGAAGTGAAGAACCGAGCAGATCTCATCATCTACTGGGGTGCGAACCCGGCGCAGGCGCATGCGAACCACATGAAACGATATTCGTATGTTTCGAAGGGCTACTGGACAGAAGAAGGTAAGAAAGACAAGAAACTGGTTGTTGTGGACCCGCGAAAGACGATGACGACGAAGATGGCGGATGTTTTCGTGCAGATAAAGCAGGGATATGATTATCCGGTGTTTTCAGCGCTGCGAGCCATCCTCCGTGGCTATGAGGACGTGGTACCCGATGAAGTCGGTGGTGTACCGAAAGAAACCCTGTTAGAGCTTGCGAAGATGGTAAAAGAGGCAAAGTTCGTGATGACCTTCTTCGGTATGGGTGTGACACACACGGGCGCGCGCCACAATAATATTGTGAACGCGATCCAGTTCACACGAGCGGCTCACTTGCACACCAAAGCGAGTATTATGCCACTCCGAGGTCATTACAATGTGGCTGGCATTAACCAGGTACTAACGTGGGAGACCGGCTTCCCGTTCGCTATTGACATGGCTCGAGGTTATCCGTGGTACAATCCTGGTGAGGATTCGGCAACCGATTGTCTCTGGCGAGAGGACTGCGACTCGGCAATGATCATCGCTTCAGATCCAGGTGCGCACTTCCCGGGGCCATCGCTCAAGCACATGGCAAAGATTCCCGTCATTCAGATTGACCCATTCGCGAACCCGACGACAGAATTTGCGGATATTATTATCCCGGTGGCAGTGAGCGGAATCGATGCTGAGGGCAGCGTCTATCGAATGGACAACATACCAATTCGACTGCGCAAGATAATTGATTCTGACATCCCGACCGATGAAGAGATTGTGGGGCAGATACTGACGGAGGTCAGAGCATTAAAAGCGAAGGAGGGGCAGTAAAATGGCGGAGCTATTGATTAAGAACGGTGTGGTTTACGATCCACTAAACGGCGTAAAAGGCGAGAAGAAAGATATTTGCATCCGTGATGGCAAGATCGTCGAATCTGTTTCGAACCCGAAGGTGATTGATGCGGAAGGACGCGTGGTCATGCCTGGCGGTGTTGATATCCATGCGCACATTGCAGGTGGCAAGGTTAACTCAGGGCGGTTGATGCGACCAGAAGACGGTCGAAAAGGGTTAGAGCCGAAGACGAAGGTATGCAGAGCGCAATCCGGCTATTCAGTGCCCAACACGTTTGCGACGGGCTATCGGTATGCGAGAATGGGATACACCTTTGTGATGGAGGCGGCGATGCCACCGCTTGCAGCACGACACACGCACGAGGAGATGATAGATATCCCGATTCTGGACAACGCGGCAATGCCGCTCATTGACAACAACTGGATGACACTGGAGTACATCAAGAGCGGCAATACAGACTTGCTTGCTGCGTACATTGCCTGGATGATCAAGGCGACCAAGGGTTACGGCGTTAAAGTGGTGAATCCCGGTGGGACGGAAGCATGGGCGTGGGGAAAGAACTGTGACCTCAATGACGCAGTGCCTTACTTCGACGTCACTCCCGCAGAGATCGTAAAGGGTTTAGCAGAGGCGAACGAGAAGTTCGAGATGCCGCACAGTATTCACGTGCACCCAAATATGCTGGGACATCCGGGCAACTTCGAAGTAACAACGGACACGTACGACCTTGTGAAAGGAATAAAACCGTATAGAGACCGCCCAACGATGCACGCGACACACACGCAGTTCCATTCGTACGGTGGCACGACCTGGGGAGATTTCGAGTCGCAAGCGAAGCATATTACGGATTATATCAACGCCAATGACCACATGAGCATTGACATTGGCTCGATTATTCTGGGTGATACCACGACGATGACCGCCGACGGTCCGATGGAATACAGTTTGTACCAGATCACCGGCCGAAAA is a genomic window of Methanomicrobia archaeon containing:
- a CDS encoding replication factor C small subunit, with the protein product MQREEIWTEKYRPRKLSEVAGQDAIIKNLQSYVKRRNLPHLIFSGPAGVGKTAAAVAMSREFYGDTWSENFTELNASDERGIDVVRSTIKNFARTMPIGNASFKIIFLDEADALTDAAQSALRRTMERYSGTCRFILSCNYSSKIIEPIQSRCSVYRFKSLAYEAIAARIQYIAGMEGLKLSEEVIRAINYVSMGDMRRAVNALQSAAVLSSVIQPEMIYEITATARPEEIEGLITKALDGKFFEALDILEELMDKGISGDEIVAQMHRLVITLDIPARKKVELMDRIGEADYRITEGAHERIQLDALIASFCLAADKE
- a CDS encoding formylmethanofuran dehydrogenase subunit A; this translates as MAELLIKNGVVYDPLNGVKGEKKDICIRDGKIVESVSNPKVIDAEGRVVMPGGVDIHAHIAGGKVNSGRLMRPEDGRKGLEPKTKVCRAQSGYSVPNTFATGYRYARMGYTFVMEAAMPPLAARHTHEEMIDIPILDNAAMPLIDNNWMTLEYIKSGNTDLLAAYIAWMIKATKGYGVKVVNPGGTEAWAWGKNCDLNDAVPYFDVTPAEIVKGLAEANEKFEMPHSIHVHPNMLGHPGNFEVTTDTYDLVKGIKPYRDRPTMHATHTQFHSYGGTTWGDFESQAKHITDYINANDHMSIDIGSIILGDTTTMTADGPMEYSLYQITGRKWTNCDVELETGSGITPFLYSGKSPVNTIQWAIGQELALLTKDPWKVAMTTDHPNAGPFIGYPIVISMLMSKKRRDELAEDVHKVIFDRTELPSIDREYDLYEIAIITRGMAAKTLGLHEHGKGHLGVGADADLAIYDMSPEERDAGKIQKAFLNTKYTIKAGEIVVKDGEVVAAPDGKTIFVTPECDQTLMDEMLVTLKDKFDKYYSVTFNNYPVQDHYLPNPYEIKAPMRG
- a CDS encoding shikimate dehydrogenase, coding for MKKIYGILGDPVAQSLSPVMHNAAFEKLGMDAVYLAFRVRTPELEDAIKGAKSLGIAGLNVTIPLKEKALVLVDADDVAKKIGAINTIDFSSGTPVGFNTDGIGSMQVLQEAVGDLTGKNVLILGAGGAARAIAFYLDEEGANVTLANRTKERAAQLAAQLTNAAGIGLDAELKKHIQASDILINATSVGMHPHEDATVVTADMLHPDLVVFDIVYNPLETRLLKEAKHAGVTKIIHGVKMLVYQGAASFKIWTGVEPPIDVMERAVTDALSRGL
- a CDS encoding formylmethanofuran dehydrogenase subunit B, whose protein sequence is MAEITDVVCSLCGCVCDDIVLEVENNQVTKVKRGACSVGKAKLMGHHRIESPMIRENGELKEVSYDEAIKKAAEILYKSRRPLLYGWSSTVCEADKVGVALAEELGAVIDNTASVCHGPSVLAIQDVGLPSCTLGEVKNRADLIIYWGANPAQAHANHMKRYSYVSKGYWTEEGKKDKKLVVVDPRKTMTTKMADVFVQIKQGYDYPVFSALRAILRGYEDVVPDEVGGVPKETLLELAKMVKEAKFVMTFFGMGVTHTGARHNNIVNAIQFTRAAHLHTKASIMPLRGHYNVAGINQVLTWETGFPFAIDMARGYPWYNPGEDSATDCLWREDCDSAMIIASDPGAHFPGPSLKHMAKIPVIQIDPFANPTTEFADIIIPVAVSGIDAEGSVYRMDNIPIRLRKIIDSDIPTDEEIVGQILTEVRALKAKEGQ
- a CDS encoding class I fructose-bisphosphate aldolase family protein produces the protein MNRIGKAIRLERILDRRTRKTVIVPMDHGVTVGPIPGLIDLREAVDKVAEGGANAVLGHMGLPLHGHRGYGRDIGLIIHLSASTSLGPDPNHKVLVTTVEDAIKIGADAVSIHVNIGADDEAEMLADLGWVARTCDNWGMPLLAMVYPRGPKVKSEHDVEYVKHAARIGAELGVDLIKTNYTGAPDTFKEVVDGCQIPVVIAGGPKMGTEHELFEMIYDAIQVGAAGVSIGRNVFQAENPTLLVRKISKIVHEDYTVEEAEKLEL
- a CDS encoding tRNA CCA-pyrophosphorylase; the protein is MEGISVRLISGRTAVQGQNLDSKLTDEYFAEVARCDLNGADMEKLGVAKEDPVKVTTAYGKVVVRAKQDDGLPEGMAFIPMGPWCNAVVDGDTNGNGMPSFKGIDGTVEKTAEPVLSVKELMRTYMT
- a CDS encoding NAAT family transporter, translating into MVSFDSNSALLLVKAFIILIVVMDPPASIPVFLAVTKGMRGEERRRELNHAVIVATILLLLFAFLGKLIFELLGISLNSFMIAGGILLLLVSFDLLKGEQQCGVLGKDGAGAGVGAVPIGTPLLAGPGAITAVMVIIQSSGVFVVLVAIFSAIIATRLVLGQSDRLFDMMGVVGTEVLSRVIGIIVAAIAIEFIGTGIIGMYQLSLV